A stretch of DNA from Mycolicibacterium celeriflavum:
CCCCGATCTTCTTGAGCACGTCGACATCACTTGGTGAGAAGCCCGGCATACCCTGCACCGGGTTATCCGCTATGGGCAGCGAATTGGCGAAATGCTGGAACGCCTTCTCCCCGCCCGCGATCGGTTTGCCCGCAGCGGATGCCGCCTCGACAAGCTCCTTCGGAACGATGCCCTGCGCCATGCTGTCTGTGGCCGCCGCGGCGCCTTCAGGGGACATACCGGCCTGCATGAGTTGTTCCTGCACGCGTGCGATGACCAGGTTCCTCGCCTGTGCCTCGCTTTGGTTGATCATCGCGGTGGCCTGATCCGGCGGCATCGGCGCCGTATTGAGCAAGCCCTGCTCGAGTTTGGCCTGCATTTCAAGCCTCGTGCGCGCCTGGGAGCGAGCGTCGCCGCCGAGGATGGGGTCGCCCAGTAGCGGACCCTGAGTGGTGGCCGTTTGGTAGTCGTCGAGGCGTTGTCCTGCGAAGCGCCTCTGGTCGAGACTCGACGTCGGGTCGTTGATCGTGTCGTAGTCACGCAGACGTCCTGCGGCTGCTTGTTTCTCAGGTGTCCACGGACCCGGCGAGTTGACGAGTTCTTGGTCGGCCGTGCGTTGTTCACTGCCGTACTGATCGGCCTCAGCCTTCGCATCCTGTGACGTCGGAGACTCCTGTTGGCCCTCGCTGCCCTTCATCGCGTCGGGTGAGTAACCCTCGGCCGCCATCTCGAGCCGAGACTTGTCCAGTTGCTCGGAGTAGCTGTCGCGAACACCCTGCACTGCCGTGAGCGCTTCCCGCGTCCGGTCGACGGCCGCCCGTTTCAGATCGGATACATCTGCTTCCTCCCCGTTTGCAGCGGCGACAGCAAGCTGGTAGTCGATCTGATTGTCGATCCGCTTCAACGCCGCGTCGAGGTTGGAGATGGCGATGTCACCGTTGCGCTGCGCTTCGGCCAACGACGCTGAAATGTGGCTCTACTGACTGATCCGTGGGTGGTTGATGCGTCCTGGTAGCGCGGGGCGGTGGCCGCCGAGGGCGAGCATGGCCAGGGCGATGAGTGCGTCTGGGGAGCGAAATCCGAACGCGATGCGGGTCAGGAGTCGGATCTTGGTGTTGGTGGATTCGATCAGTCCTTGGGAGAGGCCGTGATCGAGCGTGGCGTCGATGGCCACCCGGTGGCGCACGATGCGGCCGGCGAGCTCGACGAACACCGGGATGCGGCAACGCCGCGCCCAGGAGGTCCACTTGTCCAGGGCCTGTTTGCCTTCCTCGCCTTTGACCGAGAACACATGCCGTAAGCCCTCTTTGAGCAGATAGGCGCGATAGAGGCGGGTGTCGGTCTTGGCGATCCAGGCCAGTTTGGCGTTCTGGCGTTCGGTGAGGTCTTCGGGGTTCTTCCACAACGCGTAGCGGGCCCCCTTGAGCTTGCGGGCGTGCTCACGGCCCGGCCGCGGCGCGGTGTCCTTACCGGGCCGACCCCGGCCCCACGTGGGCTCGGTGCGCGCCAGCGCTCGCGCGTCGTTCCAGGCCCGGCGCCGCTCGACGTCGAGTGCCTCGGTGGCCCAGGCCACCACATGGAACGGATCCGCACAACGGATCGCGGCCGGGCAGCGTTGGGCGACGACGTCGGCGATCCAGTCGGCGGCATCAGCGGAGACGTGGGTGATCTGTGCGCACCGCTGGGCGCCCAAGGCGTCGAAGAACCGCCGCAGCGTCTTGGTGTCGCGCCCGGGTGCGGCCCACACCAGCCGGCCGCTGTCGTGATCAACGACCACCGTCAAGTACTTGTGGTGGCGTTTGTAGGAGATCTCGTCGATGCCGATGCGGCGCAGGTCCGCGAACCGGTCGAAGGTCTTCTCGGTGTCGGCCCAGACCCGGGCCACGATCGCGCCGACGGTGCGCCAGGCGACCCGCATCAACTCGCACACCGCGGTTTTCGAGCACGCCACCGCCAACCAGGCCACCGTGTCATCGAAGGCCAAAGTGTGTCCGGCGTGATGACGCGCCCACGGCACCGCCGCCACCGTCGGCCCGTGGGTGGGCAGTTCACCCGCGGCGCCTCGGCCTCCAGCACCACCTGCACAGTGCCCCAATCCAGGCCCCGCCACCGGCGTCGACCCTCACCCCGGTCATACCAAGACGCCCTGCGGCCACAGCGGCCACAACGCCGTGAGACCCCGCTTCGTGGCCGCACCCGCGCCACCACCAGTGCGGCGCCCTCGGCGTCCTGGCCTTCGAATTCCTCGAACTCGACCGCCTCGATCACCGTGCGCTTGTCGACACCCAGCAGCCCACGCCATAACCTCACATTGCGCACGTCGTTGCCCGCTCCCTTGGTTCCTGACCCTTGACAAGCCAGAAACCTTAAGCGACAACGACGTGCGCCCCAGACATCTCAGAAATCAACCCACGGAAGTGTCAGGAGAGCCTGAAATGTTCTGCAAATCGACGGCGATCCGACCGATCTGCTCACGATTGAGCTGCAGGGATTCCATGGCGCGCTTAACTTCTGCCGAGTCGTTGATCGGATGGCCACCGCCGTCCTGGCGATCCCATGCAGAGGCGAAGCGCTGTTGAGCAACGGCGAACTCCTCGCTGGTCTCGGTGGTGCACACGCCCGCGTTGTGGAAGGCCGTCGCGAGTTCGCTGATCTCGCCGGGTGATCCGCTCTGCACCGTCCGGTTCATCTGCCACGGATCACCACCGGCAGATCCGGTGAGCACCCCGACATCGAGATGCTTGAAGTCGACCGTCATCTCGGGTCAGGCGATGTCGTCTCCTGCCGAGCACACCGCCGCTCGGCAGGCCTCGTCCTGCGTATCGAACTCTGCGGCGCCAATGTTGGCCTTCGCGGCCAGACCATCGAGGTCGGCGTGGTGTGACCGCATAGTTTCGGCGTGTGCTTCGTGGGCACGGCAGAGGGCGCTGTGGAAGCCATGGGCAGCCTCAAAGTCACCGAAGAGTCCTGCGGGCAGGGATGTCGACGCGAACTCGTCCGCTCCTCGCTTCGCAATCTCGCTGGCGCTCTTCGAGAAGTCGGCTCCCATCCGTAGCATGTCGGTGTCGACTAACATGCTCCAAGCCTAAAGGAACGCACGACGGCTCGGGTGCACTGATTCTCGGCCTACCGGATGCGGAAGCCGTAGCGATGCAGGGGTTGCAGTGGCGCGGCGCTGTCCCCTTCGACCAGAACGAGCCAGTGCTTCTCCGTGTCGTCGACGCGAGTGGCATAGCGATGCGCCGTGCGCATTTCGGCGACATCGTCGTTCAGCGCCGCGCCGTCGTCGTACACCCCTATCACCATCGAAGCGCCGCTCTCGGGCGCTAGGCACACCACATAGTCCTCCGCCCGTGGCAGCGGTGACTCCGGCAGGTCCTGCAAAGTCATCGCCCCGCCACATGCCGCGACGATCCATGCGAGGCCATAGGACGTCTGGAGAGGCGACCGGCTCGTCGACGTGGTGGTGGGAAACGCGCTCGAGACGTCCGACGCAGATGAGTCAGATCGCGACATGGTGAAGTAGATCGCGGCGGCCGCGACAAGGAGCGCCAGCACAACCAGGTCGACGACGATGACGATTTTGCCTCGACGGGATAGGCGGCTCCAGAATCCAGAGGGCTTCCGCTGCGCGTCCGTCACCGCTCTTGTTTACCGAATGCGGTCGCATCATCGCTAACCAGCTGGCCGAGCAAGCGCTTGGTTGATAGGCTGTGGCGGTGGGTGAGGCACCGCTGAGCCAGCCGGCGAGCCGACGCGACGAGCTTCTCGAGCTCGCGGCGTCGATGTTCGCCGAGCGCGGCCTGCGGGCGACCACCGTCCGCGACATCGCCGACTCCGCGGGAATTCTCTCCGGCAGCCTGTACCACCACTTCGCCTCCAAGGAGGAGATGGTCGACGAGGTGCTGCGCGGATTCCTCGACTGGCTCTTCGCGCGTTACCAGGAGATCGTCGCCACCGAGCCCAATCCGCTGGAGCGCCTCAAAGGGCTGTTCATGACGTCGTTCGAGGCCATCGAGCACCGGCACGCGCAGGTGGTCATCTACCAGGACGAGGCCAAGCGGCTCGCGGGTCAGGAGCGGTTCTCCTATGTCGAGAAGCGCAACCAAGAGCAACGTAAAATGTGGCTGGACCTACTCAACCAGGGCGTCGACGAGGGCTACTTCCGTCCCGACATCGATGTCGACCTGGTCTACCGGTTCATCCGCGACACCACCTGGGTTTCGGTCCGCTGGTATCAACCGGGCGGTCCGCTCACGGCCGAGGAAGTCGGCCGTCATTATCTGTCGATCGTTCTCGGCGGCATCACCAGAAAGTAAGGACGACTATGACTGGAATCTCGCAGGCCTACGTCATTGACGCCGTACGCACAGCCGTCGGTAAGCGCAATGGATCTCTGGCGGGTGTGCATCCCGTCGACCTCGGCGCCGCGGCGTGGCGCGGGCTGTTCGATCGTGTCGACGTCGACCCGGGCGCGGTCGACGATGTGATCGCCGGCTGTGTCGACGCCATCGGACCGCAGGCCGGCAACATCGCGAGGTTGTCGTGGCTGGCGGCCGGCTACCCCGAGGAAGTGCCCGGCGTCACCGTCGACCGCCAGTGTGGATCCAGTCAGCAGGCCGTTTCCTTTGGCGCGCAGGCGATCATGTCCGGTACCGCAGACCTTATCGTTGCCGGCGGCATGCAGAACATGAGCCAGATCCCGATCTCGTCGGCGATGACCGCCGGCGAGCAGTACGGATTCACTTCCCCGACAAACGAATCCAAGAGTTGGCTGCACCGCTACGGCGACCAGGAGATCTCACAGTTCCGCGGCGCAGAGCTGATCGCCGAGAAGTGGAACATCTCACGTGAGGAGATGGAGGAGTACTCGCTGGCCAGCCATCAGCGTGCGCAGGAGGCGATTCGCGCGGGCTACTTCGAGAACGAGATCATCCCGGTTGACGGCTTTGTCACCGACGAGGGCCCGCGCGATACCTCGCTGGAAAAGATGGCCGGATTGAAGACCCTCGTCGACGGCGGCCGGTTGACCGCGGCGATGGCCAGTCAGATCTCCGACGGCGCCAGCGCGGTGCTGCTGGCCTCCGAGCAGGCGGTCAAGGACCACCGGCTCACGCCGCGCGCCCGGATCCATCACATCAGCGCTCGCGGCGCCGACCCGGTGTTCATGCTCACCGGACCGATTCCCGCGACCGAGTACGCGTTGAAGAAGACCGGCCTGTCGATCGATGACATCGACACCGTCGAGATCAACGAGGCGTTCGCGCCCGTGGTCATGGCGTGGCTGAAGGAGACCGGCGCCGACCACGCGAAGGTCAACCCCAGCGGCGGCGCGATCGCGCTCGGTCATCCACTCGGTGCGACCGGCGCCAAGTTGTTCGCCACGATGCTGAACACCTTGGAGCGCACCGGCGGCCGCTACGGGCTGCAGACGATGTGCGAGGGTGGCGGCACCGCCAACGTCACGATCATCGAGCGCCTCTGACTACTTCCGCGGCCAACTGCTCAGTGGTCGTGGATGACTACGCCGCGGATGTTGCGGCCGGCGAGCATGTCGTCGTAACCCTCGTTGATGTCGTTGAGTTTGTATTCGGCCGTGACGGTTTCGTCGAGCAGCAGCTTGCCGTCTCGATAGAGGTTCAGCAGACGCGGGATGTCGGCGCGCGGATTGGCCTCGCCGTAGAGACTGCCCAGTAGCCGCTTCTGGAACAGCGTCATCATCGCCATCGACAGCGTCGGGGTCACGTCGGCCATCGACGCGATGGCGGTCATCACCACCGCTCCGCCCTTGCGAATGATGTTGAGCGCCTCGTCGATCATCTGGCCCTCGAGCACGCCCATCGTCAACAGCGCGGAATCGGCCATCACGCCGCGGGTGAGCTCTCCGACGAGCTCCATGGCCTCGGGCATCGACGTCACAAAATGCGTCGCACCAAACTGAAATGCCATGTCCCGCTTGGTCTCGACGATGTCCACAACGACGATGTGCTCCGCGCCGGCCAGCCGAGCGCCCTGGATGGCGCCGCTGCCGATGCCGCCGCAGCCGATGATCACGACCGTGTCGCCCGGGCTGACATCGGCGGTGTTGACCGCCGACCCCCATCCGGTCATCACACCGCAGCCCAGTAGGCAGGCCCGCGCCAGCGGCAGATCGTCGTCGATCTTGACGACCGACGCCTCCGACAGCGTGCCGTACTGCGAGAAGCTGCCGACGCCCGACAGGACACCGACATCCTGGCCCCGGACCTTGCGCCGGTAGGTGCCGTCGGCCTGCAGGCCGATCAGGATCAGCGCACCCAGGTCGCACAGGTTCTGGTGGCCACTGGCGCACCACCGGCAGCGTCCGCACGCCGGCAGAAACGAGCTGACAACGTGATCGCCGACCTTGAGGTCGCGAACCCCCGGCCCGACGTCGGCGACGATTCCCGCACCCTCGTGTCCGCCGATGATCGGCAGCGGTACGCCGGCGAAATCGCCGGTGACCACATGGTGATCCGAGTGGCACAGACCGGTCGACTCGAACGAGATGAGGACTTCGCCCTCCTTGGGCCCGTCGAGATCG
This window harbors:
- a CDS encoding putative alpha/beta hydrolase, with the protein product MSASLAEAQRNGDIAISNLDAALKRIDNQIDYQLAVAAANGEEADVSDLKRAAVDRTREALTAVQGVRDSYSEQLDKSRLEMAAEGYSPDAMKGSEGQQESPTSQDAKAEADQYGSEQRTADQELVNSPGPWTPEKQAAAGRLRDYDTINDPTSSLDQRRFAGQRLDDYQTATTQGPLLGDPILGGDARSQARTRLEMQAKLEQGLLNTAPMPPDQATAMINQSEAQARNLVIARVQEQLMQAGMSPEGAAAATDSMAQGIVPKELVEAASAAGKPIAGGEKAFQHFANSLPIADNPVQGMPGFSPSDVDVLKKIGGNLGVAGNLVDFGVGMYEWRTGTPLGEVAAKTGGGMLGASGMAAFGAWLGAPAGPVGIFAGAFILGSIGSLGGEQLGQNLYQRMAGS
- a CDS encoding putative alpha/beta hydrolase; translation: MTVDFKHLDVGVLTGSAGGDPWQMNRTVQSGSPGEISELATAFHNAGVCTTETSEEFAVAQQRFASAWDRQDGGGHPINDSAEVKRAMESLQLNREQIGRIAVDLQNISGSPDTSVG
- a CDS encoding DUF2563 family protein, translating into MLVDTDMLRMGADFSKSASEIAKRGADEFASTSLPAGLFGDFEAAHGFHSALCRAHEAHAETMRSHHADLDGLAAKANIGAAEFDTQDEACRAAVCSAGDDIA
- the kstR2 gene encoding TetR family transcriptional regulator KstR2 codes for the protein MSQPASRRDELLELAASMFAERGLRATTVRDIADSAGILSGSLYHHFASKEEMVDEVLRGFLDWLFARYQEIVATEPNPLERLKGLFMTSFEAIEHRHAQVVIYQDEAKRLAGQERFSYVEKRNQEQRKMWLDLLNQGVDEGYFRPDIDVDLVYRFIRDTTWVSVRWYQPGGPLTAEEVGRHYLSIVLGGITRK
- the fadA6 gene encoding steroid 3-ketoacyl-CoA thiolase FadA6 codes for the protein MSQAYVIDAVRTAVGKRNGSLAGVHPVDLGAAAWRGLFDRVDVDPGAVDDVIAGCVDAIGPQAGNIARLSWLAAGYPEEVPGVTVDRQCGSSQQAVSFGAQAIMSGTADLIVAGGMQNMSQIPISSAMTAGEQYGFTSPTNESKSWLHRYGDQEISQFRGAELIAEKWNISREEMEEYSLASHQRAQEAIRAGYFENEIIPVDGFVTDEGPRDTSLEKMAGLKTLVDGGRLTAAMASQISDGASAVLLASEQAVKDHRLTPRARIHHISARGADPVFMLTGPIPATEYALKKTGLSIDDIDTVEINEAFAPVVMAWLKETGADHAKVNPSGGAIALGHPLGATGAKLFATMLNTLERTGGRYGLQTMCEGGGTANVTIIERL
- a CDS encoding NDMA-dependent alcohol dehydrogenase, encoding MKTNAAVLWGLNEPWSIEEIDLDGPKEGEVLISFESTGLCHSDHHVVTGDFAGVPLPIIGGHEGAGIVADVGPGVRDLKVGDHVVSSFLPACGRCRWCASGHQNLCDLGALILIGLQADGTYRRKVRGQDVGVLSGVGSFSQYGTLSEASVVKIDDDLPLARACLLGCGVMTGWGSAVNTADVSPGDTVVIIGCGGIGSGAIQGARLAGAEHIVVVDIVETKRDMAFQFGATHFVTSMPEAMELVGELTRGVMADSALLTMGVLEGQMIDEALNIIRKGGAVVMTAIASMADVTPTLSMAMMTLFQKRLLGSLYGEANPRADIPRLLNLYRDGKLLLDETVTAEYKLNDINEGYDDMLAGRNIRGVVIHDH